The Pyramidobacter porci genome includes a window with the following:
- a CDS encoding aminotransferase class V-fold PLP-dependent enzyme, with protein MSEAELKREDERLRGDFPIFADKELVYLDSSATTQKPKRVLDAVLDYYEKNNANPLRGLYGLSVAATEVYENARAAVRKFINAAAPEEIVFTRNATESLNLVAYSYGMNFLKPGDEILVSVMEHHSNLLPWQNVARATGAALKFVDCAPDGSLTAEAFAAALTPRTRLAAVTHVSNVLGVRNDLKTFAGLCRRNGTILVADGAQSVPHLPVDVRELGVDFLAFSGHKMLAPMGIGVLYGRRELLDKMPPFLYGGEMIESVRRDGATYAAAPHKFEAGTVNAGGAAGLAAAIEYIRSVGFETIQRRENDLCALALNEMKKIPHVHVLGSDDPLDHHGILSFTIDGVHPHDIAAICDEARICVRAGHHCAQPLLEHLGCRSTARASVAFYNTEGDIRRFIACLAGIRKKMGYDGK; from the coding sequence ATGTCTGAGGCGGAACTGAAACGGGAGGACGAACGCCTGCGCGGCGACTTTCCGATTTTCGCCGATAAGGAGCTGGTCTACCTCGACAGCTCGGCGACGACGCAGAAGCCAAAGCGCGTGCTGGACGCGGTGCTCGATTATTACGAGAAAAACAACGCCAACCCGCTGCGCGGCCTTTACGGGCTGAGCGTGGCGGCGACGGAAGTCTACGAAAACGCGCGCGCGGCCGTGCGGAAGTTCATCAACGCCGCCGCGCCCGAGGAGATCGTCTTCACGCGCAACGCCACCGAAAGCCTGAACCTCGTGGCCTACAGCTACGGCATGAACTTTTTGAAGCCCGGCGACGAGATCCTCGTCAGCGTCATGGAGCACCACAGCAACCTGCTGCCCTGGCAGAACGTCGCCCGCGCGACCGGCGCGGCGCTGAAGTTCGTCGACTGCGCGCCGGACGGCTCGCTGACGGCGGAAGCGTTCGCCGCGGCGCTGACGCCGCGCACGCGGCTGGCGGCAGTGACGCACGTTTCCAACGTGCTGGGCGTGAGAAACGACCTGAAAACTTTTGCCGGACTGTGCCGCCGCAACGGCACGATCCTCGTCGCCGACGGCGCGCAGAGCGTGCCGCACCTGCCCGTGGACGTGCGGGAGCTCGGCGTCGATTTTCTCGCCTTTTCCGGGCACAAAATGCTGGCGCCGATGGGCATCGGCGTGCTGTACGGACGGCGCGAGCTGCTCGACAAAATGCCGCCGTTCCTCTACGGCGGCGAGATGATCGAGTCCGTCCGCCGCGACGGCGCCACCTACGCCGCCGCGCCGCACAAGTTCGAGGCCGGCACCGTCAACGCCGGCGGCGCGGCGGGGCTGGCGGCGGCGATCGAATACATCCGGTCCGTCGGCTTCGAAACGATCCAGCGCCGCGAAAACGACCTCTGCGCGCTGGCCCTGAACGAGATGAAAAAGATTCCGCACGTGCATGTGCTCGGCAGCGACGACCCGCTCGACCATCACGGCATCCTGTCCTTCACGATCGACGGCGTGCATCCGCACGACATCGCGGCGATCTGCGACGAAGCGCGTATCTGCGTGCGGGCCGGACATCACTGCGCCCAGCCTCTGCTCGAACATCTCGGCTGCCGCTCGACGGCGCGCGCCAGCGTCGCCTTTTACAACACGGAGGGAGACATCCGCCGTTTTATCGCCTGCCTGGCGGGCATCCGAAAGAAGATGGGTTACGATGGAAAGTAG
- the sufU gene encoding Fe-S cluster assembly sulfur transfer protein SufU, with translation MESRTFYNEVLTEHNVRPAHKRALEGECFSLEGVNPSCGDDITLSLRVEDGVIVDGAFEGDGCAISQASADIMLDLVIGRTKDEALRLSDLFRRMIQGAASEAEIEELEEAGALRDVSHMPARVKCAVLGWHTLDEILRNPDKAVGQR, from the coding sequence ATGGAAAGTAGAACATTTTACAACGAAGTTCTCACCGAACACAACGTGCGCCCCGCGCACAAGCGCGCGCTGGAAGGCGAGTGTTTCTCGCTGGAAGGGGTCAACCCGTCCTGCGGCGACGACATCACGCTCAGCCTCAGGGTCGAAGACGGCGTCATCGTCGACGGCGCCTTCGAGGGCGACGGCTGCGCGATCTCGCAGGCTTCCGCGGACATCATGCTCGATCTCGTCATCGGCCGCACGAAAGATGAAGCCCTGCGCCTGTCGGACCTCTTCCGGCGCATGATCCAGGGCGCGGCCTCCGAGGCGGAGATCGAAGAGCTCGAAGAGGCCGGCGCGCTGCGCGACGTCTCTCACATGCCGGCGCGCGTCAAGTGCGCCGTGCTGGGATGGCACACCCTGGACGAGATCCTGAGGAACCCCGATAAAGCCGTCGGGCAGCGCTGA
- a CDS encoding nucleoside hydrolase yields the protein MKFFALRRLRAILALTAVTVACSGAPAAEKVLLDTDMVEAFDDGIAMLMLARAPQVELLGVTTVVGNTWVEEGTAYALRQLEAVKLEWKVPVAMGFAEATRRGRAEGLGEERRLFGEGHDDWMGAYSHSRPESWQAAYTAMYGVKPKCAPVKEHAVDFMINCVKRNPGEVTIVEIGTCGNLAAAVRRAPEIVPLIKRVIYMGGAVFQEGNVTPAAEFNWWFDPEAARSCLRTPFKEQIIVPLDTCEKIRFDGPRLLDVMGHVKNEMIAPMLQRKYDLFFADNPDYVIYVWDVIAAAIFVDPSLIAEEVSYPVDVDDQFGLSYGKVYAFKGKAPAGARSARIILTVDEGRLWEMIYKLCDEL from the coding sequence ATGAAGTTCTTTGCTTTAAGACGGTTGCGGGCGATTTTGGCCCTGACGGCGGTGACGGTGGCGTGTTCCGGAGCGCCCGCCGCCGAGAAGGTTCTTCTCGACACCGACATGGTGGAGGCTTTTGACGACGGCATTGCCATGCTCATGCTGGCCCGAGCGCCGCAGGTCGAGCTGCTCGGAGTGACGACGGTCGTCGGCAACACCTGGGTTGAAGAGGGAACGGCCTATGCCCTGCGCCAGCTTGAAGCCGTCAAGCTCGAATGGAAGGTGCCCGTGGCGATGGGATTTGCCGAGGCCACGCGCCGCGGCCGCGCCGAAGGACTTGGGGAAGAGCGGCGTCTTTTCGGCGAAGGTCACGACGACTGGATGGGCGCCTACTCCCATTCTCGTCCCGAATCGTGGCAGGCCGCCTACACGGCGATGTACGGCGTCAAGCCCAAATGCGCCCCCGTGAAGGAACACGCGGTCGATTTCATGATCAACTGCGTCAAACGCAATCCCGGCGAAGTGACGATCGTCGAGATCGGCACCTGCGGCAATCTCGCCGCGGCCGTGCGCCGGGCGCCGGAGATCGTGCCGCTGATCAAGCGCGTGATCTACATGGGCGGAGCGGTCTTTCAGGAAGGCAACGTCACGCCGGCCGCGGAGTTCAACTGGTGGTTCGATCCCGAAGCGGCCCGCAGTTGTCTGCGCACGCCCTTCAAAGAGCAGATCATCGTCCCGCTCGACACTTGCGAGAAGATCCGTTTCGACGGCCCCCGCCTGCTCGACGTGATGGGGCACGTAAAGAACGAGATGATCGCGCCGATGCTGCAGCGCAAGTACGACCTTTTCTTCGCCGATAATCCCGATTACGTGATTTACGTCTGGGACGTGATCGCGGCGGCGATCTTTGTGGATCCGTCGCTGATCGCCGAGGAAGTCTCGTATCCCGTGGACGTGGACGACCAGTTCGGCCTGAGCTACGGCAAAGTTTACGCTTTCAAGGGGAAAGCTCCTGCCGGCGCTCGGAGCGCCCGTATTATCCTGACAGTCGACGAGGGACGGCTGTGGGAAATGATCTATAAGCTCTGCGACGAGCTTTAA
- a CDS encoding aminopeptidase, translating to MSQNSFTRLYPSVWKQDKQSAIMEFAEGYKAFLDTCKTERETAAEVIRQAEAAGYGNLDELCAEHRGLKAGDKVYALRQNKAAALFVIGQRPLTDGMNLICAHADAPRLDLRANPLYEKDGYALMKTHYYGGIKKYQWAALPLSLHGVVVKKGGERVDVVVGENESDPVVYVSDLPKHLSAEQMKRSLEEGLKGEELNLVVGSVPLAGGEGDAVKKQILALLEERYGIGEKDFVSAEFEAVPAGRARDVGLDASMIASYAHDDRVCVYTALQAMLRVERPVYTAGVMFVDKEEVGSNGNAGMNSHYMENLAARLVRLSGGDALDLNLALENSRLLSADVTVGYDPNFADAFEVNNTARLGSGPAIVKYAGSKGKSGCNDANAEFVAMVRDVFDDAGVTWQISTMGRIDLGGGGTIAPFASRYGMHVLDCGVALLSMHAPFELASKADVYETVRAYEAFLNSAAEMKNYLR from the coding sequence ATGAGTCAGAACAGTTTCACCCGTCTTTATCCGTCGGTCTGGAAGCAGGACAAACAGAGCGCGATCATGGAGTTCGCCGAAGGCTACAAGGCCTTTCTCGATACGTGCAAGACCGAACGCGAGACCGCGGCCGAAGTGATCCGCCAGGCGGAAGCGGCGGGCTACGGGAATCTCGACGAGCTGTGCGCGGAGCACCGCGGACTGAAAGCCGGCGACAAAGTATACGCGCTGCGCCAAAACAAGGCCGCCGCGCTCTTCGTGATCGGCCAAAGACCGCTGACCGACGGCATGAACCTGATCTGCGCCCACGCCGACGCGCCGCGCCTCGACCTGCGCGCCAACCCGCTTTACGAGAAGGACGGCTACGCGCTGATGAAGACCCATTATTACGGCGGCATCAAAAAGTACCAGTGGGCGGCGCTGCCGCTCAGCCTGCATGGCGTCGTCGTCAAAAAAGGCGGCGAGCGCGTCGACGTCGTCGTCGGCGAGAACGAGTCCGACCCTGTTGTGTACGTCAGCGATCTGCCCAAGCACCTTTCCGCCGAGCAGATGAAGCGATCCCTCGAAGAGGGGCTCAAAGGCGAGGAACTGAACCTCGTCGTCGGCTCCGTGCCGCTGGCCGGAGGCGAGGGCGACGCCGTCAAGAAACAAATCCTCGCGCTGCTGGAAGAGCGTTACGGCATCGGCGAGAAGGATTTCGTCAGCGCCGAGTTCGAAGCGGTCCCCGCCGGACGCGCCCGCGACGTCGGCCTCGACGCCTCGATGATCGCCTCCTACGCGCACGACGACCGCGTCTGCGTCTACACCGCCCTGCAGGCCATGCTGCGCGTGGAGCGTCCCGTCTATACCGCCGGCGTGATGTTCGTCGACAAGGAAGAAGTCGGCAGCAACGGCAACGCCGGCATGAACTCCCATTATATGGAGAACCTCGCCGCCCGCCTCGTGCGCCTGAGCGGCGGCGACGCGCTGGACCTGAATCTGGCGCTGGAAAACTCCAGACTGCTGTCCGCCGACGTCACCGTCGGTTACGACCCCAACTTCGCCGACGCGTTCGAGGTGAACAACACCGCGCGCCTCGGCAGCGGCCCCGCCATCGTCAAGTACGCCGGCTCCAAGGGCAAGAGCGGATGCAACGACGCCAACGCCGAATTCGTCGCCATGGTTCGCGACGTCTTCGACGACGCCGGCGTGACGTGGCAGATCAGCACCATGGGACGCATCGATTTGGGCGGCGGCGGCACGATCGCGCCCTTCGCCTCGCGCTACGGCATGCACGTGCTCGACTGCGGCGTGGCCCTGCTGAGTATGCACGCCCCCTTCGAACTGGCCAGCAAAGCCGACGTCTACGAAACGGTCCGCGCCTACGAAGCCTTCCTGAACAGCGCCGCCGAGATGAAAAACTACCTGCGCTGA